The Sorangiineae bacterium MSr11954 DNA segment CATGGTGCGGTTGACGCGCTCGCGGTTGTCGCTGATGGCCATGTTGAGGCCCTTGAGCACGCCCAAGGTGTTCACGGCGATGTCGCCGATGAGCTCGCGGTTGTTGCGGATGCCGGTGACCGCGGTGTCGAGCAGCTCGTAGGCCTTGGCCAGAAACAGATCGAGGCGGGGCGGGTCGATGCCCTTGACCGTGGCGCCCTCGCGCAGCGCCGGGCGGGTGGGGGTCCCGGGCTCGATTTGCAAGAACTGCTCACCGAGCACGCCTTGGGTGGTGACATAGAAGTCCGCGTCCTCGTGGATGGTGTCCTTCACGCGCGTCTCGATCTTGAGCTTGGCGCGCACCAGCACCCGGCGCCCGCTCTGCGGATCGATGGTGCCACCCATGAAGCGCAGCTCGTCGACCGAGCCCACCTTGACCCCGGCGATGCGCACCGCCGCGCCGGCCTGCAGGCCGCCTGGATTGTCGAAGTCGACGAAGAGGGGATAGGTCCTTTGAAAGGACAAGCCGCCCATCACCAGAATGAACGCCGCCAGGATCCCCAACGAGACCAAAATGAGGACACCGACTTTGACTTCGATCGATCGTTCCTTAAGCATGACGCACCGTTCTTCTCTCTGTCAGGTCCTGCTACTGCTGCTGCTGCGGCCGATCAAAGATCCATCGGTCCTTGTGCGCGCCCGTGAATGAATTGCTGAACCACTTCGTCGTTCGATTGTTTGAAGTCGTCCGGTGTGCCCAATAAACGCACTCTTCCTTTATAGAGCATGACGATGCGGTCCGCGATGTTGAAGATGCTGACCAAATCGTGGCTCACCACGATGGACGTGACCCCCAGCTTGTCGGAGAGCTCGCGAATCAGCTTGTCGACCCGCCGCGCGCTCACCGGATCGAGCGAGGTGGTGGGCTCGTCGAACAAGACGAACTCCGGATCCAGGGTGAGCGCGCGCGCGATGGCCACGCGCTTGCGCATTCCATCGCCGAGCTCCGCGGGGTAGCGATCGCCGAACTCGCCCATGTGCACGATCTCGAGCCTCCGCCCCGCCTCGAGGAGCGCCTCCTTCGAGGAGAGGCCCTTGTGCTTTCGCAGCGGCAGCGCAACGTTTTCCGCGCACGTCATGGAGTCGAAGAGGGTCGAGTGCTGGAAGACCATCGCGCACTTCTTTCGCACGGGGTACATGCCCCGCTCGTCGAGCTGGCTGATCTCCTGACCATCGAGCCAGATCTCACCGCCGTCCGGATAGAGCAGCCCGACGAGGTGCTTGATCAGCACACTCTTTCCGACCCCGGATGCGCCGATGATGAAGAACACTTCGCCGCGACGGACCGCGAAGCTCACATCGTCGAGCACCTGCTTTTCGCCAAAGGACTTGGCAATATTCTTGAATTCGATCATGGGACGATCATGGGAGGATCATGTGGGGACCAATGCGATGGCCATGCCGATGCGCCGCTCAGAAGATCAGGAACCCGGCGCCCGAGATGAAAAAGTCCAGGACGATGATGGCCAGTGAGGAATTGACTACCGCCCGCGTGGTCGCCCAACCGACACCCTCGGAGCCGCCGAAGGTGGATAGACCGCAATACCCGCTCACCACGGGAATGGCCGCGCCGTAGACGATGCATTTGGTCACCCCAGTGACCACGTCTCCGGTGTCGACCAAACTGGTGTTGAAGAACGTCTGAAACGATAAGTCGTAAGCAAAATAGGCGGTGAGGGCCCCCGTGAAATACGCCACCGTGCTCGCCCAAACGATGAGCGCCGCGGTCATGACCAGACCCGCCAGAAAGCGGGGCACGACGAGGAAATCGATGGGATCGGCGGCGCACATGCGGAGCGCGTCGACCTGCTCGGTGACCACCATGGATCCGATTTCGGCGGCGATGCCGGCGCCGACCCGGGTGGTGAGGATGAGCGACGCGATGGAGGGGCCGAGATCGCGCACCAAGAGCTCGATGTAGGTGGCCCCCAACATGGTGAAATCGGGGATCACCCGGCGGAGTTGGAGCCCCGATTGATAGACCAGGATCATCCCGATGAAGCCCATCGTGATGGATACGAAAAAGACGGAGCGGTTTCCGATTTCGTACATCTGCTTCACGAGCGCACCCCGCTCGCGGCGCCCGCGAAACACGTAGTAGAGGGTGCGAACGAAGACGGAATAGAGCTCGAGCCCGGCGCGCAGAAAATCGAGGGCGGTGGCGCCGAGCCCGGC contains these protein-coding regions:
- a CDS encoding MlaD family protein gives rise to the protein MLKERSIEVKVGVLILVSLGILAAFILVMGGLSFQRTYPLFVDFDNPGGLQAGAAVRIAGVKVGSVDELRFMGGTIDPQSGRRVLVRAKLKIETRVKDTIHEDADFYVTTQGVLGEQFLQIEPGTPTRPALREGATVKGIDPPRLDLFLAKAYELLDTAVTGIRNNRELIGDIAVNTLGVLKGLNMAISDNRERVNRTMENLEKLSAEANSLAVDAHKTINDPKIKRTIDNIDKLSTDLQRDSGPMLKDAREALANINRASATVGEPEAQAKLKKTLNDVAELASRANAAAADAQAIVAHVKKGEGTVGALMMDEEVYDDVQEMVRDLKHNPWKFLWRE
- a CDS encoding ATP-binding cassette domain-containing protein, which gives rise to MIEFKNIAKSFGEKQVLDDVSFAVRRGEVFFIIGASGVGKSVLIKHLVGLLYPDGGEIWLDGQEISQLDERGMYPVRKKCAMVFQHSTLFDSMTCAENVALPLRKHKGLSSKEALLEAGRRLEIVHMGEFGDRYPAELGDGMRKRVAIARALTLDPEFVLFDEPTTSLDPVSARRVDKLIRELSDKLGVTSIVVSHDLVSIFNIADRIVMLYKGRVRLLGTPDDFKQSNDEVVQQFIHGRAQGPMDL
- a CDS encoding ABC transporter permease; its protein translation is MTAPSQEHPTSDPSHAELAAAGESSALVRPIAGLGATALDFLRAGLELYSVFVRTLYYVFRGRRERGALVKQMYEIGNRSVFFVSITMGFIGMILVYQSGLQLRRVIPDFTMLGATYIELLVRDLGPSIASLILTTRVGAGIAAEIGSMVVTEQVDALRMCAADPIDFLVVPRFLAGLVMTAALIVWASTVAYFTGALTAYFAYDLSFQTFFNTSLVDTGDVVTGVTKCIVYGAAIPVVSGYCGLSTFGGSEGVGWATTRAVVNSSLAIIVLDFFISGAGFLIF